A genomic stretch from Hymenobacter psoromatis includes:
- a CDS encoding transcriptional regulator codes for MPKAPPKPTDSELEILHVLWQHGPATVRTVNEQMGQLREIGYTTTLKIMQLMLEKGLVSRDDEGRSHVYRAAVREQDTQGLLLDKFVAATFGGSALKLVMQALGNRKTSADEVAQIRRLLNDIEIQNANPTPSNSDDNVPAV; via the coding sequence ATGCCCAAAGCGCCCCCCAAACCTACGGATTCGGAACTGGAAATCCTGCACGTGCTCTGGCAGCACGGCCCCGCCACGGTGCGCACCGTGAACGAGCAGATGGGCCAGTTGCGCGAAATCGGCTACACCACGACCCTGAAAATCATGCAGTTGATGCTGGAAAAGGGCCTGGTAAGCCGCGACGACGAAGGCCGCAGCCACGTGTACCGGGCCGCCGTGCGCGAGCAGGATACCCAGGGACTGCTGCTCGACAAGTTTGTGGCCGCCACCTTCGGCGGCTCGGCCCTGAAGCTGGTGATGCAGGCGCTGGGCAACCGCAAAACCTCGGCCGATGAGGTGGCCCAGATTCGCCGCCTGCTCAATGACATTGAGATTCAAAATGCTAACCCTACCCCCTCCAATTCTGATGACAACGTTCCCGCTGTTTAG